One segment of Babesia bigemina genome assembly Bbig001, chromosome : II DNA contains the following:
- a CDS encoding bromodomain containing protein, putative, whose amino-acid sequence MEGNGKITPTRLPPADSERDAGQNAPFNQPGGAAAAPMPMGDGVSSSESNGEAMRLPDTEQSAGPGPENKPFPMCLPPMAGDAGPKSDAPAADTPKAPPSAKAATGGPPGDSAMPEPLLPDQMPPGMMGMPGMPGFFPFPPVPMPGMPGFEGQGDKNSTIGGPKMPPFGGWMMDGMMSMGMMQNTTNSIDGSLMPAMPYAPGTSGMKASDGSAMPMMFFPPMMMEGLPDFAKDPSGKRLPPMNMMMPMMPMMDEKTALQSLSKLAPPQKTSLQKKASELDSMKSILTSVQIRETCQLKAWRRKLHKGRAQMKLDVEAAMTPSRRGSELSQEVKPVVEVAPHDAEPAEIQVKAVPTRQYGSMDMCWQHNRYRSADALTEEDMRSMRLFETAAQDGELLTIRDALKRLDGMESNCYPYMFMDELRLPVRKGRASFRVWDDDDNDLSHGDDPSGVTLPGVRSVTPHADWIPAAETPKKSANRVSSPEQQERLQQQVDESAATPQAVDPAAADVAGMGATGDGAVSEPNAGNNDLELDLSDFERGSNASFDLDFEDAEVSAPVETPVPRTAEPGVGQSHADVRLGSFDELDNELLDGMSEASKSSLGALGDMDLDDEFEFDAADDGVAPPPAPPTYPLKASGVPDTSAAVDVSYTDDSDLFAEVPGTLSHYRAKICKLMNPGDIIHEWRGFKSRLNGPLLLADLVEFEHLWKVFQDRRVEDLCQVLGRSVNTNAAEQYPEQKGELLYRVGQAHMKLLLSYDSPEVQTLVHSSIYNLNAPNVIYTAVPDEEDITPNDAESVHQDAPEEVATKEEEEETPAAADEETSKDDAALLSKENELRRTWRRRLQTLNKETRLALVNMGKSLRDIENVSSNVEQSRAYDAVVEFCEVAEQFRHRDYLNMLNQSFDDYYEKANPHESGKDSAGSNLRELLHTRIAKNLTGILPLGGKVAKYHNVRFHKPDFRAGLFSEHTRVQRGNYSIEWSSWPVRPLLRSNLAASYTEESGGSDDVRSHPSNYFLHSNDLRLNDDCKIALLEYVEQTPLLLPNCGMASRVDNYVNYKEDDDHKDVAFLGPLGTLCQGSDGIEMFGVKHMVAPGDGQAMLESTLYKAPIFVHPRPASEWHNKLNITTTDFLLTRSRSNSEVVIHLRPLTWQSGVAVYTVGQCEPKVDMHPPSSKGFMEATNDLLKAWVLKSVMAGAILDVKHLRKEARRKFGSLLTEKEIAHILKQVESTPIFSLRAQALERMIHSTIKPETVCALESVRAGRTRLATVGILHLKNPDNIAAVLAKVQDEERQYQQRMQSMDRRLRDLKNSYAKRLEAHGITGEKQENELGQFEFGLHVSLYGHLEERTLAPKIRFIKDMLDLTPWNISRDVKQVLNNRGASQFSLYGIGDPSGGRGEGINLLKRQAHVNVDPTYAGEDLRKLSMLELAKRLRCYGVAEAVIKTLPRWDQVALVRQYRDGFGGQGSAEGDHRWRIPPEEYQKKLNEILVRQRTALASDEPVVDDGETPRDNEPEPATDGIADALMEAFDEVSDKDDDLERRELDILRQLREAQSAGPLSEEERMAEVNKLKAVPGIMWLRQSRRTHTEPFGNERAVFVYGEENVRKLLRWRMRCGSTRKTCSTPDAAAAAAASKRICRVCGNVGHISSNPKCPMFKGERGRSGEYMGGRVGGSVGARKQSRYSDSSDAEITASVAALECDTTEWLKRNQELRQKRRLTYQASVDDSDDGMDSVDEGSLVNARRKQMRPNIEVGSVPVTALSSQMEQVMKLVSKAIRIVEKEPRFKPFTSRIPESVAPNYYKIIKHPMWLTLLKSKCKTRCYADLVQVLDDLALIELNCKQFNSETSPNAWLRKMSETLVDELLLRIQQLTSHVVSPSVIEEWAREHRANRIVAAPAPQADAPPTATPQVEII is encoded by the coding sequence ATGGAGGGCAACGGGAAGATAACACCTACGAGGCTCCCTCCGGCGGATTCGGAGCGGGATGCCGGGCAGAACGCGCCCTTCAACCAGCCTGGAGgtgccgctgctgcaccaATGCCGATGGGCGACGGTGTATCCTCATCGGAGTCAAATGGCGAGGCTATGCGTCTTCCAGATACCGAGCAAAGCGCAGGTCCAGGCCCTGAAAACAAGCCCTTTCCCATGTGCCTGCCACCCATGGCCGGAGACGCTGGGCCGAAATCGGACGCGCCCGCTGCCGACACTCCTAAAGCGCCGCCGTCGGCGAAAGCAGCAACGGGCGGGCCACCGGGGGACTCCGCCATGCCGGAGCCGTTGCTGCCCGACCAGATGCCACCGGGCATGATGGGAATGCCCGGCATGCCGGGGTTCTTCCCGTTTCCGCCGGTACCGATGCCGGGGATGCCAGGGTTCGAGGGGCAGGGGGATAAGAATTCGACGATTGGCGGCCCAAAGATGCCGCCGTTCGGTGGCTGGATGATGGACGGCATGATGTCGATGGGAATGATGCAGAACACGACCAACTCGATCGATGGGAGCCTCATGCCGGCTATGCCCTACGCGCCCGGAACCAGCGGGATGAAGGCGAGCGATGGGTCGGCGATGCCGATGATGTTTTTCCCGCCCATGATGATGGAGGGGCTCCCTGACTTCGCGAAGGACCCCAGCGGGAAGAGGCTACCGCCGATGAACATGATGATGCCAATGATGCCCATGATGGACGAGAAAACGGCACTTCAGAGCCTGAGCAAGttggcgccgccgcagaAGACGTCGCTGCAGAAGAAGGCCTCGGAGCTGGATAGCATGAAGTCCATCCTGACGTCAGTGCAGATCCGCGAGACGTGCCAGCTGAAAGCCTGGCGCAGAAAGCTGCACAAAGGCCGCGCgcaaatgaagttggatGTTGAAGCCGCAATGACTCCCAGCCGGCGCGGATCTGAACTATCCCAAGAGGTGAAGCCCGTCGTCGAGGTCGCCCCGCACGACGCTGAGCCTGCAGAAATTCAGGTGAAGGCCGTACCAACGCGCCAATACGGCAGCATGGATATGTGTTGGCAGCACAATCGTTACCGAAGTGCCGACGCCCTGACGGAGGAGGACATGCGTAGCATGCGGCTTTTCGAGACCGCTGCGCAGGACGGTGAGCTGCTAACCATACGCGATGCGCTCAAGCGACTTGATGGAATGGAATCCAACTGCTACCCCTACATGTTCATGGACGAGTTGAGGTTGCCGGTGAGGAAGGGAAGGGCGAGCTTCCGTGTAtgggatgacgacgataaCGACCTCTCACACGGGGACGACCCAAGCGGCGTCACACTGCCGGGGGTTAGATCCGTCACACCGCATGCGGACTGGATACCGGCGGCTGAGACGCCGAAAAAGTCTGCTAATCGTGTTTCGTCGCCTGAGCAGCAAGAAcgactgcagcagcaggtggaTGAGAGTGCGGCCACTCCCCAAGCGGTTGATCCAGCGGCGGCCGATGTAGCCGGCATGGGCGCTACTGGCGATGGAGCAGTGTCTGAACCAAACGCTGGTAACAACGACTTGGAGCTGGATTTGTCCGACTTTGAACGCGGTTCTAACGCGAGCTTCGATCTCGACTTTGAGGATGCGGAGGTTAGTGCCCCAGTTGAAACACCCGTACCACGTACTGCCGAACCCGGTGTTGGACAGTCACACGCTGACGTGCGTCTCGGCTCTTTTGACGAGTTGGATAATGAGCTGCTGGATGGTATGTCCGAAGCCTCCAAAAGTAGCCTGGGAGCGCTTGGAGATATGGATCTCGACGACGAATTCGAGTTCGATGCGGCTGACGATGGCGTTGCGCCGCCACCTGCACCCCCTACGTACCCGCTCAAAGCGTCAGGCGTGCCCGATACCAGCGCCGCTGTGGATGTCTCTTACACGGACGACTCCGACCTGTTCGCGGAGGTACCCGGAACGTTGAGCCACTACCGTGCGAAAATATGCAAGTTGATGAACCCTGGTGACATAATACACGAATGGAGGGGGTTCAAGAGTAGGCTGAACGGGCCTTTGCTGCTAGCGGATCTGGTGGAATTCGAGCACCTGTGGAAGGTGTTCCAGGATAGGCGCGTGGAGGACCTGTGCCAGGTCCTTGGCCGCAGCGTCAACACGAACGCTGCAGAGCAATATCCGGAGCAGAAGGGCGAGCTTTTATACCGAGTGGGTCAGGCGCacatgaagctgctgctctCCTACGACTCCCCCGAGGTACAAACTTTGGTGCATTCGTCCATCTACAACCTGAACGCGCCCAATGTCATATACACGGCAGTGCCGGATGAGGAGGACATAACTCCTAATGATGCGGAATCGGTACATCAGGATGCACCAGAGGAAGTCGCTACCaaggaggaagaggaggagACGCCTGCCGCAGCTGACGAAGAGACATCGAAAGATGATGCGGCATTGCTGAGCAAGGAGAACGAGCTCCGCCGTacatggcggcggcgcctgCAAACCCTGAACAAAGAGACGAGGCTTGCGCTCGTCAACATGGGTAAGAGCCTGCGCGACATCGAGAACGTGTCGTCGAACGTGGAGCAGAGCCGTGCCTACGATGCGGTCGTGGAGTTCTGCGAGGTTGCGGAGCAATTCCGGCACAGGGACTACCTGAACATGCTGAACCAGTCGTTCGACGACTACTACGAGAAGGCGAACCCGCACGAATCCGGAAAGGACAGCGCGGGCTCAAACCTTcgcgagctgctgcacacGCGTATTGCGAAGAACCTAACTGGAATATTGCCCTTGGGCGGCAAGGTGGCCAAGTACCACAACGTGCGCTTCCACAAACCGGACTTTCGCGCTGGGTTGTTCTCGGAGCATACGCGCGTGCAGCGTGGCAACTACAGCATCGAGTGGTCGTCGTGGCCCGTGCGGCccttgctgcgcagcaaccTGGCTGCCAGCTACACGGAGGAATCGGGCGGGTCTGACGACGTAAGGAGCCACCCTTCCAACTACTTCCTGCACTCGAATGACCTGCGTCTCAACGACGATTGCAAGATCGCGTTGCTGGAGTACGTCGAGCAGACGCCGCTGCTCCTGCCCAACTGCGGGATGGCCTCGCGTGTCGACAACTACGTGAACTACAAGGAGGACGACGATCATAAGGATGTGGCGTTCCTGGGGCCGCTGGGTACACTGTGCCAGGGTAGTGACGGCATCGAAATGTTCGGAGTGAAGCATATGGTGGCGCCGGGAGACGGGCAGGCTATGCTAGAAAGCACGTTGTACAAGGCGCCCATATTCGTACACCCACGTCCGGCTTCGGAGTGGCACAATAAGCTGAACATCACCACCACCGACTTCTTGCTGACACGTTCGCGGTCGAACAGCGAGGTGGTCATCCACCTGCGGCCCCTGACCTGGCAGAGCGGCGTCGCCGTGTACACGGTTGGTCAGTGTGAGCCCAAAGTGGACATGCATCCGCCGTCCTCGAAGGGCTTTATGGAGGCTACTAATGACCTCTTGAAGGCGTGGGTGCTCAAATCTGTCATGGCGGGTGCTATTTTGGATGTGAAGCACCTCCGGAAGGAGGCACGCAGGAAGTTCGGGTCGCTGCTGACTGAGAAGGAGATCGCTCATATCCTCAAACAGGTTGAGAGCACGCCCATCTTCAGTTTACGCGCCCAGGCGCTCGAGCGGATGATCCACTCCACGATCAAGCCAGAAACGGTTTGTGCTTTGGAAAGCGTTCGTGCCGGCAGAACACGGTTGGCCACCGTGGGCATCCTTCACCTGAAGAACCCGGATAATATCGCCGCGGTGTTGGCAAAGGTGCAGGACGAGGAGCGGCAGTATCAGCAGCGGATGCAGTCAATGGACCGGCGTTTGCGCGATCTCAAGAACAGCTACGCCAAGCGTCTGGAGGCGCACGGCATCACGGGAGAGAAGCAGGAGAATGAATTGGGGCAATTCGAGTTCGGCCTTCACGTTTCGTTGTACGGACACCTGGAGGAGAGGACCTTGGCGCCCAAGATACGCTTCATAAAGGACATGCTGGATTTGACCCCGTGGAACATCTCGCGTGATGTCAAGCAGGTGTTGAATAACCGGGGAGCCTCACAGTTTTCCTTGTACGGTATCGGTGACCCCAGCGGTGGCAGGGGAGAGGGCATCAACCTCCTGAAACGTCAGGCGCACGTTAACGTGGATCCCACATACGCGGGTGAAGATCTGCGCAAACTGTCTATGCTAGAACTTGCCAAGCGGTTGCGCTGCTACGGTGTGGCTGAGGCGGTGATAAAGACGCTGCCACGTTGGGACCAGGTGGCGCTCGTTCGGCAGTACCGCGACGGCTTTGGCGGGCAGGGCTCCGCCGAGGGTGACCACCGCTGGCGTATCCCACCCGAGGAGTACCAGAAGAAGCTCAACGAAATACTGGTGCGCCAGAGGACTGCGCTGGCGTCGGACGAACCCGTAGTGGACGACGGAGAGACCCCGCGCGATAATGAGCCCGAGCCCGCCACCGACGGCATAGCTGATGCTCTGATGGAGGCGTTCGACGAGGTGTCCGACAAGGACGACGACCTCGAGCGCCGTGAGCTTGACATTCTACGCCAACTGCGCGAGGCTCAGAGCGCCGGCCCGCTGAGCGAAGAGGAGCGCATGGCAGAAGTCAACAAGCTGAAGGCTGTACCAGGTATCATGTGGCTGCGGCAAAGCCGCCGAACGCACACCGAACCCTTCGGCAACGAAAGGGCCGTGTTTGTATACGGTGAGGAGAACGTTCGCAAGCTGCTACGCTGGCGTATGCGGTGTGGGTCGACGCGCAAAACCTGCAGCACGCCTGACGCCGCTgcggctgccgccgccagcAAGCGCATATGCAGGGTATGCGGCAACGTCGGGCACATCTCTTCTAACCCCAAGTGCCCCATGTTCAAGGGCGAAAGGGGTAGGAGCGGTGAATACATGGGAGGGCGCGTCGGAGGGTCCGTGGGCGCGCGCAAGCAGTCGCGCTACAGCGACTCTAGTGACGCAGAAATCACCGCCAGCGTGGCTGCGTTGGAATGTGACACCACGGAGTGGCTTAAGCGCAACCAGGAACTGCGGCAGAAGCGGCGCCTGACCTACCAGGCGTCGGTCGACGATTCCGACGACGGCATGGATTCCGTAGACGAGGGTTCGCTGGTCAACGCGAGGAGGAAGCAGATGCGCCCCAACATCGAGGTCGGCAGCGTGCCCGTCACGGCGCTCAGCAGCCAGATGGAACAGGTGATGAAGCTCGTCTCGAAGGCGATCCGCATAGTGGAGAAGGAGCCGCGCTTCAAGCCGTTCACCAGCAGGATCCCGGAGAGCGTCGCGCCCAACTACTACAAGATAATCAAGCATCCGATGTGGCTGACGCTGTTGAAGTCCAAGTGCAAGACGCGCTGCTACGCGGACCTCGTGCAGGTGCTCGACGACCTCGCTCTAATCGAGCTGAACTGCAAGCAGTTCAACTCCGAGACATCCCCCAACGCCTGGCTGCGCAAGATGAGCGAGACCCTcgtcgacgagctgctgctgcgcattCAGCAGCTGACGAGCCACGTGGTGTCTCCTAGCGTAATTGAGGAGTGGGCGCGCGAGCATCGGGCGAACCGCATCGTTGCCGCGCCCGCGCCGCAGGCCGACGCCCCGCCTACCGCGACACCTCAGGTGGAAATAATCTAA
- a CDS encoding Probable rRNA maturation factor — MHFDVYIILALRVLWLGYWACLRCSQPVAGFGGRIRSLLPYNHAYIHASHPSIQRCCRQPRSSSLCAAGESTAAAPPNDITVVNSQSDHGVDERLIHDACELYRSKLGFPDFSVDVLILDADDMTEANMRAFGKNCPTDIISNAANSQHTRKQYHLNRSPQQVAESRHLGEILLCPSYVLAQMTERQGSPLEGSMPTRGQPGDFNDLKHRGVAVRMQAISDLNERLCYLLAHGFLHLLGYDHVADSDYEEMLAEEDALIDAFVTFYRSRSADQLTR, encoded by the exons ATGCATTTCGATGTGTATATAATTTTGGCGTTGCGGGTCCTCTGGCTCGGATACTGGGCCTGCCTCCGCTGCTCGCAGCCGGTCGCCGGCTTCGGCGGCAGAATCCGCAGCCTTCTTCCGTATAATCATGCTTATATCCACGCTTCTCATCCTTCTATACAGCGGTGTTGTCGTCAACCGCGTTCTTCCTCTCTGTGCGCCGCCGGGGAGTCaacggcagcagcgccgcctAACGACATAACCGTTGTCAACAGCCAGAGCGACCATGGTGTTGACGAGCGGCTTATACACGATGCGTGCGAGCTATATCGGTCAAAGCTAGG CTTTCCGGACTTCAGCGTTGACGTCCTTATTTTAGATGCGGATGACATGACCGAAGCTAACATGCGCGCCTTCGGCAAGAACTGCCCTACCGATATCATCTCGAACGCAGCGAATTCGCAGCACACCCGGAAGCAATACCACCTCAACCGCTCGCCGCAGCAGGTGGCGGAGTCCCGCCACCTCGGCGAGATATTGCTCTGCCCAT CGTATGTGCTcgcgcagatgacagagCGCCAGGGGAGCCCCCTGGAAGGCAGCATGCCAACGCGAGGGCAACCTGGTGACTTCAACGATCTAAA GCATCGCGGTGTGGCCGTGCGTATGCAGGCGATTTCCGATCTGAACGAGCGGTTGTGCTATCTGCTGGCTCATGGGTTCCTGCACCTGCTAGG GTACGATCACGTGGCCGATTCGGACTACGAGGAGATGCTGGCCGAGGAAGACGCTTTGATAGATGCATTTGTCACGTTCTACCGGTCGCGGAGCGCCGACCAACTCACGCGCTGA
- a CDS encoding RNA-binding domain NOB1 protein,putative: MEEPTDSAGASGALEAVSPPEPAAPASADTEAPRRKLVVDTGAYNRSTYLDRSGDELFVTRGVMKEIERFKDKNPVGTHIRTVFKVTERDPVEEDIAKVKKFAALTGDLPFLSANDIGCIALTLRLQVESGDTSRLRSEPLPLSLTKTGSKAEKNEAGKKRGGRNKPKKGGSESGVGFDCWITPENVHSYNISAAAPESHQKVACMTTDFAMQNVLLHMGLNVVTLDGFAAKSVRSWGHLCRACLEVFPNTLRQFCSNCGNATVDRVPLVVDGQTGQVTVKDTRKWINTRGTIYTQPKPVTGKSKQMYIVAEDQLMMPRYRNQLRIMNRKSGNDDVSHFNADECTIGAALGGPEKQLPALARVPVGLGRGNPNSNHWMMKHKRAMKE; the protein is encoded by the exons ATGGAGGAGCCAACCGATTCCGCGGGGGCCTCAGGTGCCCTGGAGGCAGTGTCGCCGCCGGAACCCGCCGCGCCTGCCAGCGCGGATACGGAGGCGCCTCGTCGCAAGTTGGTGGTGGATACTGGCGCGTACAACCGTTCTACCTACCTAGACCGCAGCGGAGACGAATTGTTCGTGACCCGCGGCGTCATGAAGGAAATCGAACGTTTCAAGGACAAGAATCCAGTGGGCACCCATATCCGAACAGTGTTCAAGGTGACTGAGCGCGACCCCGTGGAGGAAGACATCGCAAAGGTGAAGAAATTCGCCGCTCTCACTGGTGACCTGCCGTTCCTGTCGGCGAACGACATCGGCTGCATCGCTCTAACGCTGCGACTGCAGGTGGAGAGCGGGGACACTTCGCGCTTGCGGTCCGAGCCGCTGCCGCTTTCACTCACCAAGACTGGCTCTAAAGCCGAGAAAAATGAAGCGGGGAAGAAGCGTGGTGGCCGCAACAAGCCCAAGAAAGGCGGGTCGGAGTCGGGCGTCGGCTTCGACTGCTGGATCACGCCTGAAAACGTGCACAGCTACAACAtcagcgccgcggcgccggaATCGCACCAGAAGGTGGCTTGCATGACGACGGATTTTGCGATGCAGAACGTGCTGCTCCACATGGGTTTGAACGTGGTGACGCTGGACGGGTTCGCCGCCAAGAGCGTGCGCAGCTGGGGGCATTTGTGCCG GGCGTGTTTGGAGGTGTTCCCGAACACTTTGCGGCAGTTTTGCAGCAACTGCGGTAACGCCACGGTCGACCGCGTGCCGCTGGTGGTGGACGGGCAGACGGGACAGGTGACGGTGAAGGACACCCGCAAGTGGATAAACACGCGCGGAACCATCTACACGCAACCCAAACCCGTCACCGGGAAGAGCAAA CAAATGTACATCGTCGCCGAGGACCAGCTGATGATGCCACGATATCGCAACCAGCTGCGCATCATGAACCGCAAGAGCGGCAACGACGACGTATCCCACTTCAACGCG GACGAATGTACAATCGGGGCTGCTCTGGGTGGCCCTGAGAAGCAGCTGCCGGCGCTGGCGCGGGTCCCCGTCGGTTTGGGGCGCGGCAACCCTAACTCCAACCACTGGATGATGAAGCACAAACGCGCAATGAAGGAGTAG
- a CDS encoding Bet3 transport protein, putative: MQRDKVEALTKLGANAFAKMEKINSELLSLTYGSIVCQLVKDVEFTDGVNTQLISMGRNIGFRLVDEVLAKLGCTPCTDFRTTVEVIAKVGLKMFLGITGDVIVVDEAKNHYHIAFQENPLDQFVELPENLSGLAYSNIICGVIIGALEQLQINVKCEFVKDMLKGHDVYEISIKLQEEIMKQSHTD; encoded by the exons ATGCAGCGAGACAAAGTGGAGGCGCTGACCAAGCTGGGCGCTAACGCCTTTGCGAAGATGGAGAAGATC AACTCCGAGCTGCTGTCGTTGACGTACGGTTCTATCGTCTGCCAGCTGGTCAAAGATGTCGAGTTCACGGACGGAGTCAACACGCAGCTCATATCCAT GGGCAGAAACATCGGGTTCAGACTGGTAGACGAGGTTCTGGCCAAGCTGGGATGCACGCCGTGCACTGACTTCAGGACCACCGTTGAGGTCATCGCGAAG GTTGGACTTAAGATGTTCCTGGGCATCACTGGCGACGTCATTGTCGTTGACGAGGCAAAGAATCACTACCACATTGCCTTTCAAGAGAACCCCCTGGACCAGTTCGTCGAGCTTCCGGAAAATCTGTCCGGGCTGGCCTACTCTAACATCATATGCGGGGTCATAATCGGCGCACTTGAGCAG CTGCAAATTAACGTCAAGTGCGAGTTTGTAAAGGACATGCTTAAGGGCCACGATGTCTATGAGATCTCCATCAAGCTACAGGAG GAAATAATGAAACAATCGCATACTGATTAA
- a CDS encoding membrane protein, putative translates to MYCWEILAALILSVWSHHLLGNTLDVPPTVTEGAQPRKLFLGLILGAAKAIFNPIVNAVGSIIGGGSPAPPPPPPPPPPPPQEEDTNKDSSRRSRRRRSGSYDDSDDSGSESDDEDYRRSRRRRRSRRSRKSSDKDDDSSKEKDATDDKTGDAKPDESKDESKDSKPEENKDESKDSNPDESKDAKPEENKDESNDSKPEENKDAKPDESKDVKLDESKDESKDSKPEENKDENKDSKPDESKDAKPEENKNESNDSKPDESKDENKDSKPEENKDEGKDSKPDDSKDSNNTSESSEVKDGQKPE, encoded by the exons ATGTATTGCTGGGAGATTCTGGCAGCACTTATTTTAAGCGTATGGTCTCACCACCTCCTG GGCAACACGCTGGATGTTCCGCCTACTGTAACTGAGGGAGCCCAGCCTCGCAAACTCTTCCTAGGACTCATTCTCGGCGCTGCCAAAGCCATTTTCAACCCCATCGTTAATGCCGTAGGATCTATAATAGGTGGAGGTAGTCCCgctccaccaccaccgCCACCTCCCCCTCCCCCACCTCCACAAGAAGAGGATACAAACAAAGACTCCTCCAGACGCTCGCGACGCAGGCGTTCGGGTTCGTACGACGATTCGGATGACTCAGGTTCCGAAAGCGATGACGAGGATTATAGACGAAGCCGCAGGCGGCGCAGGTCCAGACGTTCCCGCAAGTCATCTGATAAGGATGACGACTCTAGCAAAGAAAAGGACGCAACTGACGATAAAACTGGGGATGCCAAACCTGATGAGAGTAAGGATGAAAGCAAAGATTCAAAGCCCGAAGAAAATAAGGATGAAAGCAAAGATTCAAATCCAGATGAGAGTAAGGATGCCAAGCCCGAAGAAAATAAGGATGAAAGCAACGATTCAAAGCCAGAAGAAAATAAGGATGCCAAACCTGATGAGAGTAAGGATGTGAAACTAGATGAGAGTAAGGATGAAAGCAAAGATTCAAAGCCAGAAGAAAATAAGGATGAAAACAAAGATTCGAAACCAGATGAGAGTAAGGATGCCAAACCCGAAGAAAATAAAAATGAAAGCAACGATTCAAAGCCAGATGAGAGTAAGGATGAAAACAAAGATTCAAAGCCCGAAGAAAATAAGGATGAAGGCAAAGATTCAAAGCCTGACGACAGTAAAGACAGCAACAATACAAGCGAATCTTCTGAAGTGAAAGATGGTCAGAAACCCGAATAA